The Candidatus Desulfovibrio trichonymphae region GGCACAGAGAATACGCATCACTCACGCCGGGAAAGCTCAAAACATTTTTTGCGGATCCGAAAAACGCGCTGCTGCTGGACGTAAAGGCTTTTTTTGACCCAACGGCCATGCGCGCAACGGGCTTTGATTATTGGAGGCTGTAAAGCATACTCCGCAACTGGCGTATATATTGATATCTTGTTGTAACTGAATAGTATCCAAACATGATGAATCGGGGTATACGCTGTGGCACTGCTGATCTGCGCCCCAACAGGCAAGGAACTCAACGCTCTATTGCCGAACCTCACGCCTGAAGTCGGCGAAGAAATGTGTCTTTTGCCCGTACGCCTGAAAAAAGGCGGAGCTTTTGCCTGCGCAACCGGCGTAGGGCCGATAAACGCTGCCCTTGCGCTCGGCAAATGCCTTGCTGAAGCCGAAGCAGGCAAAACACCCATACACGCTGTGCTGCTGGCAGGGCTAGCCGGCGCGTTTGATCTTGATCGGCTGCCGCTACGCGCTCTCTGTCTGGTGCGAGAAGAAATCTGGCCGGAATACGGGCTGCACGACGGCACAAGCGTCACGGCAAAGGCGTTCAGTTTTCCTCTCTGGCAACGGTATACCAAAGACGGCGGCGATGTGTACGACAGGCTGCCGCTCGACACGCCTGCCGCGCTGAGCCTGTCAACAGCAGGACTGGCCGGAATGCTGACGGAATGTGTGTCGTTGACCGTGGCCGGCGTCAGCTCCGCGTTTGTACGGGCAAGAGATCTGGTGCAGCGGCATCATGCGGATCTGGAAAATATGGAAGGTTTTGCCGTGGCCTATGCCTGCGCACGCGGCGGCATCCCCTGCGTGGAACTGCGCAGCGTGTCAAATAAAGTCGGCCCGCGCGCAAAAGATGAAAAAGATTTCCACGGCGCGCTGCAGAGTCTTGCACGTGTGCTGCCGGGCCTGAACCTGATCTGAAATGACGCCATGAAAACACTGAAAGCACATCTTGCCAAAGAGCTGCCGCGTATCAACACGGCGCTCGACAAGGCCGTACAGGATCTGCCGGAACCTGTGCGCCCTGTGGCGCGGCATATTCTTGACGCCGGCGGCAAACGTCTACGCCCTCTGCTCACGCTTCTTACAGCGCGCCTGTTCGACTGCGCGGCGGAAAACATTGACAGGCTTGCCGTGACAATAGAAATGCTGCACGCTGCCACGCTGTTGCACGACGACGTGCTTGACAACGCTCAAAGACGCCGCGGCGCGCCGGCCGCCCATATTTTATATGACGTGCCTGCCGTCATACTGGCCGGGGACGCCTTGCTTGCGCACGCAAACGCTCTGGTGGCCGACTTCGGCGACACGCGTTTGACGCGCTGCTTTTCCGCGGCCACCAGCCGCACGGCCGCCGGCGAAATTTTGGAAATTACAGTCAAAGGCCGTACGGATATTTCCGACGACGACTATGAAAATATCGTGCGCGGCAAAACGGCGTGGCTCATCCGCGCCTCCTGTGAAATGGGAGCGCTCGCCGCCGGAGCTGACGACGCCTATGTTGACGCCGCCGCAACATATGGCGAAAATCTGGGCATGGCTTTTCAACTGGTAGACGACGCGCTTGATCTCACGCCGACCTGCGTGACCGGCAAGCCGACAGGCGGCGATATGCGCGAGGGGAAACTGACCCCGCCGTTGCGGATCTACCGGCTGCACCTGCCCCCGGAAGAACAGGCCGCTTTTGACGCAGCTTTCACATGCGGGCTGATAACGGAGCACGACGCAGAAACTATTGCCGAACACATTTGCGCGGCGGGCTATGAAACGCAATCGCTTCTGCAGGCGGACAAATATCTGCACGCAGCGCGCACAGCGCTGGAAGCCCTGCCGGACAGGCCGGAACGCGAGATATTGCGCCGGATGACCGATTATGTACGCGACAGGAAAAAGTGAAACGCCACCTGCTAAAGCTTGTGACCTCAATCAACAGCACTCACACTTTGTTTGGCACCACAGCTCAAGCAAAAGGAATGTTGAAGCTGCCCTGAAGGCGGGGACTTAACCTTCCCAATGTGGGTCAATCAAAGGACAAACATGCTTTACCGTATCGAAGTCGGGCCGCAGTCTTACGTGGATGATACCCAAGGCCGAAAAACGGCCCTGCAGCTGCAAAAAGCGTTGAACCTCACGGTGGACTCTGTGCACAGCATCAAAGTTTTTACCATGGACGGCCTTGACAGGGAGCAGGTCTCGCGCTTGCTGGACGAAGGCATTCTGCACGACCCCATTCTGCAACGCGCGGCCATTGACGTTCTTGAACCGTTTGACCCAGCGCCCGACTGGTTTGTGGAAGTGGGTTTTCGCCCCGGCGTCACGGACAACGAAGCCCGCACAGCCCGCGACACCGCAGCTCTTGTGCTCGGCATCCCGCGCGAAAATATTAATGTATACACTGCTGTTCAGTACCGTGTCCGCAACGACCCCGCTGCTCCCCTGAACCGCAATCAGGTGGAAAACGCCAGCCGCGGCCTGCTCTGCAACACATTGATCCAGAGAAGCAGAATCAAAAGTCTTGAACAGTGGCAGGCCGAACCTGGTTTTACGCCTGAAGCCGCCAGAGTCACGGGACAAACCGACGACACAGTCACAACCGTACCGCTTTCCGTCATGGACGACGCAGCCATGATGAACGCAAGCCGTGAAAACACCTGGGCGCTGAACCTTGACGAACTGCGCCGCATCCGCGATGCTTTCAATACGCCTGCGGAACAGACCCGGCGTGCAGCGCTTCGTCTGCCGTCAGACCCGACGGATGTGGAAATGGAAGTGCTGGCTCAAACTTGGTCCGAACACTGCAAACACAAAATTTTTGCCGCGCGCATCGCCTACGAAAACAGGGAAACAGGCTTGAACGAAGATGTGGACAATTTGTACAAAACCTGCATCCGCGATGCAACCGCGCTTTTGCGCGAACGCATGGGCGAAAACGATTACTGCAAATCCGTGTTCAAAGACAACGCGGGAGTTGTTGCCTTTATTAACGGCTACGACGCCTGCATCAAAGTGGAGACGCACAACAGCCCTTCTGCGCTTGACCCTTATGGCGGCGCGTTGACCGGCATTGTCGGCGTCAACCGAGACCCCATGGGAACCGGCCTCGGGGCGGAACTGGTCTGCAATACAGATGTCTTCTGTTTTGCCTCGCCTTTTCATGACACGGTCCTGCCGCCGCGTCTGCTGCACCCGCGCCGTGTGCTGGTGGGCGTATGCAAGGGCGTGGAGCACGGCGGCAACAAATCAGGAATTCCCACCGTCAACGGCTCACTTGTATTTGACGAGCGCTACCTCGGCAAACCCTTGGTGTTTTGCGGAACTGTGGGCATTATTCCCGCAGAAATCAACGGCCGCCCCGGCTGGCAAAAAAAGGCCCGTGCGGGCGACATCATTGTGATGACTGGCGGCCGCATCGGCAAAGACGGCATCCATGGGGCTACCTTTTCCTCTGAAGAATTGCACGAGAGTTCGCCGGCAACAGCCGTACAGATAGGCGACCCCATCACACAGCGCAAAATGTACGACTTTATTCTGGCCGCACGCGATCTCGGCTTGTATACGGCCATAACGGACAACGGCGCGGGCGGCCTTTCATCTTCTGTGGGCGAAATGGCGGAAGCCACAGGCGGCTGTGTTCTGGACATCAGCAAGGCTCCGCTGAAATACGACGGCCTTAGACCTTGGGAAATACTGCTTTCCGAGGCCCAGGAACGCATGACGCTTTCTGTGCCGCCGGACAAGCTCGACGAATTTCTGCAACTGGCCGCCCACATGGATGTGGAGGCTACTGCGCTGGGGCATTTTACAGACTCAGGTTTTTTTGAAGTGCGCAGCAAAGAACGCCTTGTCGCCTCCCTGCCCATGCCGTTCATGCACGACGGCGTGCCGCAGCTTGAGCTTGAGGCCGTATGGCAAACGCCCAGTGTGCGGGACATTTGCGTGGAAACAACAGGCATGGCGGAAGGCTCATTTTTGCGGCGCATGCTCGGCCGCCTGAATATCTGCTCCAAGGAATATATTGTCCGCCAGTATGACCATGAGGTACGCGGCGGCAGCGTTATCAAGCCTCTTGTCGGCGTGCTGTGCGATGGCCCGTCCGACGCGGCCGTGCTGCGCCCCCTACTTGAGTCGGACGCGGGCATCGTCGTCGCCCACGGCATCTGCCCCAAATTCAGCGATTACGACACCTACTGGATGATGGCCAACGCCATTGATGAAGCCATACGCAACGCCGTGGCCGTGGGCGGCAACCCCGATGCGTTGGCTGGCGTGGACAATTTTTGCTGGTGCGATCCTGTGACGAGCGAAAAAAACCCGGACGGCCGCTTCAAACTGGCCCAGCTGGTACGCGCCTGCAAAGCTTTGAGACATTTTTCGCTCGCGTTCGGCCTGCCATGCATTTCCGGCAAGGATTCTATGAAAAACGATTACACCGGCGGCGGAGAACGTATTTCCATTCCGCCGACAGTGCTGTTTTCCGTTCTGGGCGTCATGAACAACGTCACCTGCGCCCAAAGCTCTGATTTCAAGCAGAAAGGCGAGCATATCTATCTTTTGGGCGGAACCTGGCGCGACATGGCGGGCAGCGAGGCGGCCGGCGAACTGGGCCTTGCTGGCGGCAGCATACCGCATGTTGATGCCGGCACAGCCCTGCACCGCTATCGTGCCGTACACTCCCTCATGTCAAAACGCGCCGTCGCCGCCTGCCACGACTGTTCTGACGGCGGTCTGGCCGTAGCGCTGGCGGAGATGTGCATCGGCGGGCGCCTTGGCGCCGATGTGGATATCAACGCCGTGCCATCTATGGAAGCAATGACGCGCACAGAACTGCTGTACAGCGAATCCGCGAGCCGCCTGCTTGTCAGCGTGCGCCCCGATCTGGCGCCCCTGCTCGACGTTGTATGTCACGGGCAGTTGTGCCGCCGCATCGGCACTGTCACCGGCGACGGACAGGTAACCCTCAGAAGCAGAGACAGCGTTTTTCTGCGGGAAAATGTGGAGGATCTGGCTCGCGCGTTCAGGCAAACGCTTGACTGGTAATCTACCGGCATCAGCAACGGCTTCACCTCGCTCCCTTGGGAAACAGCACAACACCCACCGTTTTGAAAATAATGTGCACGTCCAGCAGAATGGACATATTTTTTACATAATAGAGATCGTATTCAAGCTTGCGGCGGGCGTCTTCTTCAGACGCTCCGTAAGGGCAGCAAACCTGCGCCCATCCCGTGAGGCCAGGTTTGACGGTGTGCCGCAGGCTGTAATAAGGAATGTTCCCCTTTAGTTTTTGCACAAAGGGCATACGTTCCGGCCGCGGACCTATAAAGCTCATGTCTCCTTTGAGTATGTTCCATATCTGGGGAAGCTCGTCAATGCGCACTTTGCGGATCAATCTGCCGAAACACGTCACCCGACTGTCATTGGCGCCGGCCCAGACAGCGCCGTTTTTTTCGGCGTCGGCGCACATGGATCGAAATTTGTAAACCGTGAATTCCTTTTCGTGCAGCCCCACGCGTTCCTGACGGTAAATAACCGGTCCGGGCGATTCAAGGCGCACAATAACTGCTGTAATCAGCATCACAGGGGCTGCCGGAATCAGAAGAACAAGAGAAATCAGCATGTCCAGCGCCCGTTTGAAGCGTCTGAGCGATCCTCGCGTGTTCAACGAAAAGCCTTCCGTTTGCAACAGCCATTCATCATTGATTTGTGAAAGCGGCAGGCGCTGTGCCACCTTTTCATAAAACGTGCGTATGTCCACCACCATTCTGCCCCACAATTTGGCTTCCAGCAGTTCGTGGGCGCTCTCGTCGTCAATGGGGGCGTCCGGCAGCAGAACAATCATGGTTACATAATTTTTTTCAGCAATTTCAAGTGATTTAAATATGGGGCCAAGACAATGGCCTGTGTCCGGCCCCTGATCCGGCTCACCCGCATACCCGATGATCTGCGCATTGGGAAAACCCTCGGCAAGCAGTCTGCGCACTTTGCCGGCGCGGTCCACGCCCACCAGCAGAACGCGGAGCGGATGCGTCAGCTTGTCCGCATTACGGTGGTATAACCATCGCCAGCCGAGTGCAAAACAGAAAGAAAGGGCAAAGAGCGCCAAGAGGGTTTCGCGGTCAAAGCGCCAGTGCTGGAAAGAATAGGAGGCTGTGCTGGAAGAAATGATGCCGAGCACACAGGCCAGCAGCACCCGACCAATTGTTTCTTTGAAATCTTCCAAACCGACGCTGTAAGCATCCAGAATATAGAAAAAGAGCATGTAGAAAAAAACAGTGAACAACGACGCGCCGGTGTAATCGTGAAAGACCCTTAAATCCGGCTCTATGGTGGCCAGGCCCGCCACAAAAAGCGCGAGCAGCAGACAAAAAATATCCAGTGCCTGCAAAACCGCTCTTCGATATATGCTGATCACGACGTTACTCCGGCATTGACGTTCATATCACACAACATGCGCGCCGCCACTTTTTCCGCATCAAACTCCTGAACGGCCATTGCACGGCCGGTCGCGCCCATGCGGACAATGTTTTCAGGATACAGAATATATGTCTCCATGGCACGCGCCAGCGCTTCAGGATCCCGCAGGGGTGTCAAACGGCCATTTATGCCGTCCCGCACCACCTCCCGGCAACCGGGAGCGTCTGTCACAACAGCAGGACGGCCCATGCTCATCCCCTCCATAATGGATGTGGGCGTGCCTTCCCGCCAGGAAGGCAAGACCAGAACATGCGCGGCGGCTATATATGGACGTACGTCTGCTGTTTCACCCAGATATTCCAGATCCCCCGCCTCCTCCCAAGCGCGCATCCGCGCTAAACTCACGCTGCCGAGACCCTGTTCCGGCGGTCCCAGCACCTGAAAACGGACTGTTGGATAACGGGCTTTCAGAACGCTGGCTGCGTCTGCATATTCCGACAAGCCCTTGGCTTCCAGCAAACGCCCAATCAACAAAAAAATCGGTGGCAAGGGCGGCTGCGGCGCCTGCGCAAAACGTTGTATATCCACTCCCGTACCGCGCGACATAAGCACACGAGCACCGGACGCAAGGATGTCGAGCCGGCGGAATTCAGCCACATCATCCTGATTTTGAAAAAAGACGCCTTCCGCGCCGCGAAGCGCAAGACGGTAAAGGCGCACGCCGAGCTGATTGACGCATTTTTTAAAAAAATTGTCCGCCTCAAACGCGTAGCCAAGCCCGGTAATGGCCGCGTAAATATGCGGCACGCGCGCAAGCCGGGCGGCCATGCAGCCGTAAATGACAGGTTTTATGGTGGAGGCGAAGAGCATCTCCGGCCTTTCCTTTTTAAAAAGCCTCGTCAGATCAACAAGGGTCCACAAGTCCCGCAGGGGATTCAAGCCCTTGCGGTCCAAGGTATAATGAATGAACCGCGCGCCGGTTGTCCGCGATGTCTCGCCGGATTTTGCATCGCCGTCAGGAACGCAGCAGACAACTTCATGACCGTCCCGCAGCATCCTGTGTATGAGCACACTCCAGAAATTGGCCAATGCTCTTGCCTGATTACCGAGAACAATAATTTTCATGTCCTTTTCTCGCCATGATGCCTGATATAGGGCCGGTTATGCCTTGGGATACCGGACGATGAATGCTGTTTTTTACTGTATGGCTTTTGCATATATTTTTGTAAGCTGCTGGCGACAGAAAGATTTTCCTGACTGTGACAGACGGCGCGCCGCGCTGAACATACAACAATCGCTCTTTGCTGGAAAGAGTGTGAAAAATATTGAGAAAGTCGCGCAGCAGCCGGATTATCTCAAAAAAATATTTAAGCATACCGGCAGAAAGGACAATGAGCATGTGGGGCCGTTTCGCGCTTTTGCGGATGCCGCCGCCATGCATGAAGCTCTGTGTCAAGTTCACCCGGAAGCGGAAGCTGTGATAGACAGCACCCGTTAGAGCGGGTTTTACATTTGGAAATATCACATTGCCCAAGCTGTTTCGGGAATGATACCTCGTGCCTGAATGCAGGTGTGGCTCGCGTTTCTGCGGGTTTGTTCTGCTTTCGGCGCGACGGCTACTGATTGATCATTACCTTGGCCGGGCGCAGCAGGCGTTTGCCCAGCTTGTAGCCGTGCTGCAGCACGCGCGACACAACGCCGGCAGGGAGATCTGGTCTGTTTTCAAATCCCACGGCTTCATGCGTTTCCGGAGTAAATTCCTCAGCTTCCGCGCCAAGCGGCGTAAGTCCGTGTTTTGTCACCGCAGCAAGCAGCAGTTTATGCGTCATGGCCACGCCCTGAAACATGTCGCGGCAGGTTTCATTTTGGCTGCCGTATTGCAGCGCCAGATCCAAATTGTCCAAGGTAGGCAAAAGATCGCTTAACACCGTTTCGGCCGCATAGCGCAATTGTTCCTGATGTTCGCGGCTCAGACGCTTTTTAAAATTTTCCATTTCAGCGGCGGAGCGCAGGCGCATTTCTTCCACTTCCGCCTTATAGAGCGTTTTTGTGTCTTCTGGCGGCTCTTCCGTTTTGTCCGGAAGAACCTGCTTGTCACGACAATCTTCTCCGTCTCGCGTGGTATCCCCCTTCGTCCAGGAATCTGCAAGAGGATCTGTCCAAGAATCAAAAAGATCCGTAGTTTCAGGCCGCGAATTGTTGTCTGGTTCTTTGTGCGGGTATTCATTTGTGGATATTTTGTGGCGATGCATGCTTCCTCCTGGAACTTCCCACCCTGTGCATTCCGCGCTTCAGACGGCTGCTGGCGGCACTAAAGAGCGCCTGCCGCCAATCTTGGGATAAGGCCGCCTTGCAGCCCTGTCAAGACGCGCTTAAAAACGAAGAAGCTCTTTTGCAAAATTTTTTGGAAATTATATCCTAGACCGTGAAATTTTAGTAATGAGGCGGAAACATGCGTATCTTTCATTGCTACTTTTTTATCTTTCGTGTTACTAATTCTCTGCGTACGCATTGTGGTGGTTTTATGCGCACCAGCCGTCATATTTACACATTTTCATTAAGGATGAGGCTATGTGGAAAATTTTTTACTCAATCCTGTCGCTGGTTTTGTTTTGCGCCGCGCAGGCCGAGGCGCACTTCGGCATGGTTATCCCTTCTGCCGCTACGATAACGGAAAAAAAGGACGCGAATTTGAAAATTGACCTCGCCTTTGCCCACCCCATGGAAATGAAGGGCATGGACATGGCGGCACCAAAGGCCTTTACCGTGACCGTGGACGGCAGAACAGAAGACGTCAGATACTTGCTCAAGCCCTCCGTCATTTTGGGTCACAAGGCCTGGCAGGCCGCGTATGCCGTTAAAAAACCCGGCGTCTACCAGTTCGCCGTAGCACAGGCGCCCTATTTTGAGCCGGCCGAAGACACATATATCGTTCACTACACCAAAACCGTGACGGCGGCCTTTGGCGGCGAGGACGGCTGGAATGAGCCCTTGGGGCTGAAAACGGAAATCGTGCCGCTGACCAGACCTTTCGGCAATTATGCCGGAAACATTTTTCGCGGGCAGGTGCTGTTGAACGGCAAACCAGCTCCCAATACGGATGTGGAAGTAGAATTCTGGAATACAGATGGTCGCCGTACGGCTCCCAATGAATATTTTCTCACCCAGATAGTCAGGACAGATCAGAACGGCGTTTTTGCCTTCGGCGTGCCTTGGGCCGGCTGGTGGGGTTTTGCAGCTTTGAGCACGGCTGATGAAAAACTGGATTACAAGGGCGAACAAAAGCCCATTGAACTCGGCGCCGTGTTATGGACGGAGTTTGTCGCGCCAAGGACAAAGTGAATACTCCACCTGCTTTAGCAGGTGGCCATTGTGAGCTGAAGCTGCCGTCTGAAGGCGGGGATTTTTACCATCCTCAAGTGGGATAATAAACAGGGCGCAAAAGTTATGCATATTGCGGATGGTGTCCTTTCCCCGGCCGTGCTCGGCACGGGTGCCGCGCTGGCGGCGGTGGGCACGGCCGTGGGCCTTCGCAGGCTTGATTATGACCGGCTTATGACGGTCGCCATGTTGTCAGCCGCTTTTCTTGTGGCCTCGCTTGTGCATGTGCCTGTCGGTTTCTCAAGCATGCATTTGATTTTGAACGGACTGTTGGGCGTATTGCTCGGCTTTGCGGCATTTCCCGCCATTCTTGCAGCGCTTGCATTGCAGGCTCTTCTTTTTCAGTATGGCGGCCTGACCATACTGGGCGTTAATACGTTTTGCATGGCTTTTTCCGGCGTACTGGCAGGGTATTGTTTCAAGGCAGTTGCGCGCATCTGCCCGGGACCAAAAGGTCAAAAGGCCGCGGCCTTTTGCGGCGGCGCGCTGGGGGTTGCGCTGGCCGGCCTGTTTACTGCCTCGGCGCTGGCTTTCAGCGATGAGGGCTTTATCACGACGGCGCAACTTTTGTTTTTGACGCATCTGCCCGTTATGCTGGTGGAGGGAATAATCACCATGTTCATGGTTTCGTTTATCGCGCGTGTTCGTCCTGAAATGCTTCACTGGCGCTGAATGCCCATAAAAATCGGACGCTCTACATGAAACTCATCCAATTTTGTCTTGTTTCTGTGTTCCTTGCAATATTGCTCGCGCCGTCGTCCGCAGTTGCCCATCGCGTCAATATCTTCGCCTGGCTGGAGGGCGACGACGTGGCTGTAGAATGCGGCTTCAGCCGGGATTCGCCTGTCAGGAATGGGCGCATTACGGTGTTTGACGCGAAAAGCGGCAAAGAGCTTTTACAGGGCGCTACCGACAAAAAGGGACATTTCCGTTTCCCCGTGCCTCAAAGCGTCCGTCGCAACGCCCACGGTTTGCGCATACGCGTCAACGCCGGCGAAGGGCATCAGAGTGAATGGCTTATAGCTGCTGATGAATTGATGCTTTCCGGTGATGTTCCCGACGCGCGAACACAGCCCTCAGCAACAGAAGCATCTCTCCTGTCCACGTCGGGCGACGGCGTCACGCAGGAAGCTGTACGACGCATTGTCAATGAGGTGCTGGACACTAAACTTGCTCCAATACGACGCGATTTGGCAGCCGCATCAGAGCCGGGCATTCAGGAAATCATCGGCTGCGTCGGCTGGCTTCTGGGGCTTGCCGGTATAGCTTTTTACTTCAAAGGGCGGCGCGGCTAACAAAAATGTATTGTGTTTGATCAACCGTTTGTCCACGACTGCCCGATACAGGCTATTGACCCGCGTGTGCGCCTCGGGCTTGCGGGCCTTGTCGCCGTATGCTTTGCCACGCTGCAGCAACCGACCTCCTGCATGCTTGGCCTCGCGCTCGGTGCATGCCTGCTTGCGTCTGCCTGCCCGCCTTTCATCCCTTTTGCCCGTCGTTTTGCTGCGGTAAATTGTTTTGTTCTTTTTTTTTGCTGTCTGATTCCCTTTACCGAACCAGGAGAAACGTTCACTGTATTCAATCTGATACCTGTCAGCGCGCGAGGCGTGCATCTTGCCCTGCTGACAACACTCAAGGCAAACGCCGTTTTCTTTGTTTTTCAGGCGCTTGCGGCCACCATGCATCCTTCCACCGCGGGCTATGCCCTTCAGGGCATAGGCTGTCCGCCAAAGCTGGTTTTTCTCTTTTTACTCACAGGGCGTTATGTGAATCTGCTGGCAGAAGAATGGCAGACTCTTAACGTGGCCGCACGTCTGCGCGGTTTTATGCCCCGCGCGAGCCTGCATGCTTGGCGCACGCTGGCCTGCCTGCTGGGACTTTTGCTGGTGCGCAGTTATGATCGTTCCCTGCGTGTCTGCGAAGCTATGCGTTTACGGGCTTTCAGCGGCAGGTTTACTACCGTGACGGTTTTCAGAACGCGCTATGTGGATGCGGTTTTTGCACTTGTTGTGCTGCTTTACATAACCGGCATCGCGCTGACGGAAGCGGGGGTGTTTCATGGCTGAAACGAGCTTGCAGGATGTTATTTTCAGTCTGGAGCATGTTCATTTTGCCTATATTCAGGGCGACAGCCGCAGAGAGGTATTGCATGACGTGAATTTTGCCCTTTCACCCGCCCGGCAGTTCGGTCTGTTCGGCCCGAACGGCAGCGGCAAAACAACATTTTTTCGCTGTATTACAGGGTTGGTGCGGCCACAGCGGGGTGTCACGCGCTTTCACGGCATTGTGCTGAACAGTGAAAAAGATTTTTATGCACTGCGCTGCAAAGTTGGTTTTGTGCTTCAACACGCTGAAGATCAACTTTTTTTCCCCACCGTGCTGGAAGATGTGGCGTTTGGTCCCTTGAATCTCGGCATGACGCCTGAAGCGGCCAGAGACCGCGCTCTGGAAACCCTGAAGAGTCTCAGGCTGGACGGCTTTGAAAACCGCCTGACCCATCGTCTTTCCGGTGGTGAAAAAAAGTTGATTTCACTGGCCACAGTGCTGGCCATGCGGCCTGAAGCCCTTTTGCTGGATGAACCGACCAGCGGTCTGGACAACGAAGCCCGTGAGCGCCTGATCGACATACTGCGCGGATTGCCCACAGCTAGGATTGTCATTTCCCATGACTGGGATTTTCTGTCTCAGGTCTCCACAGACTGCCTGACCATTCACGACGGCCGTCTGAGTGCCTGTTCGCCCTTGTTTGCTCATACGCACATGCACCCCGCGGGCAACGATCCGCACGGACATGCGTAAACCATGCTGATGCGCCCCAGAGCAAATTAATTTTTAAGTAGCCAAAAATCTGCTGACAGCCAAGCATGTCAATAAAAAACAAATATGCAAAACCTTCAAGAATTTCAGAGGGCAAAATCCGACAAGTAGATTCTCGAAGGTCGGAACAAAACCCGTCCCTTCTTG contains the following coding sequences:
- the cbiM gene encoding cobalt transporter CbiM encodes the protein MHIADGVLSPAVLGTGAALAAVGTAVGLRRLDYDRLMTVAMLSAAFLVASLVHVPVGFSSMHLILNGLLGVLLGFAAFPAILAALALQALLFQYGGLTILGVNTFCMAFSGVLAGYCFKAVARICPGPKGQKAAAFCGGALGVALAGLFTASALAFSDEGFITTAQLLFLTHLPVMLVEGIITMFMVSFIARVRPEMLHWR
- a CDS encoding cobalamin biosynthesis protein CbiL; this encodes MKLIQFCLVSVFLAILLAPSSAVAHRVNIFAWLEGDDVAVECGFSRDSPVRNGRITVFDAKSGKELLQGATDKKGHFRFPVPQSVRRNAHGLRIRVNAGEGHQSEWLIAADELMLSGDVPDARTQPSATEASLLSTSGDGVTQEAVRRIVNEVLDTKLAPIRRDLAAASEPGIQEIIGCVGWLLGLAGIAFYFKGRRG
- a CDS encoding energy-coupling factor transporter transmembrane component T family protein, with protein sequence MFDQPFVHDCPIQAIDPRVRLGLAGLVAVCFATLQQPTSCMLGLALGACLLASACPPFIPFARRFAAVNCFVLFFCCLIPFTEPGETFTVFNLIPVSARGVHLALLTTLKANAVFFVFQALAATMHPSTAGYALQGIGCPPKLVFLFLLTGRYVNLLAEEWQTLNVAARLRGFMPRASLHAWRTLACLLGLLLVRSYDRSLRVCEAMRLRAFSGRFTTVTVFRTRYVDAVFALVVLLYITGIALTEAGVFHG
- a CDS encoding energy-coupling factor ABC transporter ATP-binding protein, with protein sequence MAETSLQDVIFSLEHVHFAYIQGDSRREVLHDVNFALSPARQFGLFGPNGSGKTTFFRCITGLVRPQRGVTRFHGIVLNSEKDFYALRCKVGFVLQHAEDQLFFPTVLEDVAFGPLNLGMTPEAARDRALETLKSLRLDGFENRLTHRLSGGEKKLISLATVLAMRPEALLLDEPTSGLDNEARERLIDILRGLPTARIVISHDWDFLSQVSTDCLTIHDGRLSACSPLFAHTHMHPAGNDPHGHA